One segment of Solanum lycopersicum chromosome 1, SLM_r2.1 DNA contains the following:
- the LOC101259005 gene encoding pentatricopeptide repeat-containing protein At5g03800 isoform X3, whose translation MKDLGIEPNEFTYVAILTACIRSLNLELGCQVHGLVIRLGYSSYTYVVNALMGLYSKCGLLEFVVLLFNAMPQRDIVSWNTVIACMVEHSMYDRAFEMYSELCRNKCLIADHFTLSTLLAASSRCLAVREGQELHRHALKRGFHGNLSVNNALIGFYTKCGTLKNVVDVFERMPVKDVFSWTEMIVAYMEFGHVDLAMEIFNSMPERNSVSYNALLAGFSQNHEGFKALALFCRMLEGGMELTDFTLTSVVNACGSVMERKISEQIHAFILKCGLKSNDRIETSLIDMCTRCGRMDDAEKLFDDLPLDHDNSIALTSMICAYARNGQPEEAISLFLVRHSEKSLVVDEVALATILGVCGTLGILKLGEQIHCYAWKHGLMSDAGVGNAMISMYSKCGETQSAVKTFEAMPTHDLVSWNGLLTCYVLHRQGDGALDTWAKMERLGVDPDSITCVLVISAYRHTSTNLVDCCQKFFSSMQSSYNVNPTSEHYAGFVGVLGYWGLLEEAEKIINAMPFEPKASVWHALLDGCRLHVNAIIGKRAMKNILSIVPQDPSTFILKSNLYSASGRWQCSELVRAEMREKGIQKIPGRSWIIFGDKVHSFFARDKLHSQSKDIYSGLQILILECLKAGYVPDTSLVLHEVEEHQKKDFLFYHSAKLSVTFGLLMTRPGKPVRVMKNVLLCGDCHTFFKYVSVITKRDIHVRDASGFHHFVNGKCSCGDNWC comes from the coding sequence ATGAAGGATTTAGGTATTGAACCAAATGAATTTACATATGTTGCTATTTTGACTGCTTGTATTCGTTCATTGAATCTTGAGTTGGGGTGTCAAGTACATGGTCTTGTTATCAGATTGGGTTATTCGAGTTATACTTATGTGGTCAATGCACTTATGGGGTTGTATAGTAAGTGTGGCTTGTTGGAGTTTGTTGTTCTCTTGTTTAATGCTATGCCACAAAGGGACATTGTTTCATGGAACACTGTGATTGCTTGTATGGTTGAACACTCCATGTATGATAGAGCATTTGAAATGTATAGTGAGTTATGCAGAAATAAATGCTTGATAGCTGATCATTTTACTCTTTCGACGCTTTTGGCTGCATCTTCTCGCTGTTTGGCGGTGAGAGAAGGGCAAGAACTTCACAGGCATGCTCTTAAACGAGGATTTCATGGCAATTTGAGTGTGAATAATGCACTTATAGGCTTTTACACTAAGTGTGGAACCTTGAAGAATGTAGTGGATGTGTTTGAGAGGATGCCTGTAAAGGATGTCTTTAGTTGGACTGAAATGATTGTGGCATATATGGAATTTGGGCACGTTGATTTGGCGATGGAGATTTTTAACAGTATGCCTGAGAGAAATTCTGTTTCTTATAATGCTCTTTTGGCTGGATTTAGTCAAAATCATGAAGGGTTTAAGGCACTGGCGTTGTTTTGTAGAATGTTGGAGGGAGGAATGGAGTTGACAGATTTTACATTGACCAGTGTTGTTAATGCTTGTGGTTCAGTGATGGAGAGGAAGATAAGCGAACAGATTCATGCGTTTATCCTCAAGTGTGGTTTAAAATCAAATGATCGTATTGAGACGTCATTGATTGATATGTGCACGCGGTGTGGGAGAATGGATGATGCTGAAAAGCTATTTGATGATCTGCCACTTGATCATGATAATTCAATTGCACTGACATCAATGATATGTGCATATGCTAGAAATGGACAACCAGAAGAAGCTATTTCTCTGTTCTTGGTTAGACATTCAGAAAAATCACTAGTTGTTGATGAAGTTGCATTGGCCACTATTCTCGGTGTTTGTGGAACACTAGGGATTCTGAAGTTAGGGGAACAAATCCATTGCTATGCCTGGAAACATGGTTTAATGTCTGATGCCGGTGTTGGGAATGCCATGATCAGCATGTACTCGAAGTGTGGTGAAACGCAAAGTGCAGTTAAGACCTTTGAGGCTATGCCTACACATGATTTAGTATCATGGAATGGTTTATTGACTTGCTATGTCCTTCATAGGCAGGGGGATGGGGCATTGGATACGTGGGCGAAGATGGAGAGATTAGGAGTAGACCCCGATTCTATCACTTGTGTCCTTGTGATATCAGCTTATAGACACACTTCCACAAATTTAGTTGATTGTTGCCAAAAGTTCTTTTCCTCTATGCAATCCTCATATAACGTAAACCCCACCTCGGAGCATTATGCAGGTTTTGTAGGTGTCTTAGGCTATTGGGGTCTGCTCGAAGAAGCAGAAAAGATAATTAATGCAATGCCGTTTGAACCAAAGGCTTCTGTTTGGCATGCTTTGCTTGATGGTTGTAGGTTACATGTGAATGCTATCATTGGAAAAAGGGCCATGAAGAATATACTTTCCATTGTCCCACAGGATCCTTCTACTTTCATACTAAAGTCAAATCTTTACTCAGCATCTGGAAGATGGCAGTGTTCGGAACTTGTTAGGGCGGAGATGAGGGAGAAGGGTATCCAAAAAATACCAGGACGCAGCTGGATCATATTTGGCGACAAGGTTCACTCCTTCTTTGCTAGAGACAAATTGCATTCACAGTCAAAAGACATATACAGTGGCTTACAAATACTTATTTTGGAGTGTCTGAAAGCTGGATATGTACCTGATACAAGTCTTGTGCTTCATGAAGTAGAGGAGCATCAGAAGAAAGACTTCTTGTTCTACCACAGTGCAAAACTATCTGTAACCTTTGGGCTTCTTATGACTAGACCTGGAAAACCTGTTCGCGTTATGAAGAATGTGCTTCTCTGTGGTGACTGCCATACATTCTTCAAATATGTTTCTGTTATCACCAAGAGAGATATACACGTAAGAGACGCTTCAGGTTTTCATCATTTTGTAAATGGTAAATGCTCGTGCGGGGATAATTGGTGCTGA
- the LOC101259005 gene encoding pentatricopeptide repeat-containing protein At5g03800 isoform X1, which yields MAAVFYSPNNAIPLSLLPPRPFNLHSLFTCTSSLTTTKKTKCKHKPSLFLQNPSKSHLVQPPQQFKDSNGSVDSETNCIDYANLLRISVRCGDVELTKIIHSSLVKFEEEDVYLKNALIAAYIKLGCLNLAERVFDSLRSPDVVSYTAIISAFAKSNREREAFELFLEMKDLGIEPNEFTYVAILTACIRSLNLELGCQVHGLVIRLGYSSYTYVVNALMGLYSKCGLLEFVVLLFNAMPQRDIVSWNTVIACMVEHSMYDRAFEMYSELCRNKCLIADHFTLSTLLAASSRCLAVREGQELHRHALKRGFHGNLSVNNALIGFYTKCGTLKNVVDVFERMPVKDVFSWTEMIVAYMEFGHVDLAMEIFNSMPERNSVSYNALLAGFSQNHEGFKALALFCRMLEGGMELTDFTLTSVVNACGSVMERKISEQIHAFILKCGLKSNDRIETSLIDMCTRCGRMDDAEKLFDDLPLDHDNSIALTSMICAYARNGQPEEAISLFLVRHSEKSLVVDEVALATILGVCGTLGILKLGEQIHCYAWKHGLMSDAGVGNAMISMYSKCGETQSAVKTFEAMPTHDLVSWNGLLTCYVLHRQGDGALDTWAKMERLGVDPDSITCVLVISAYRHTSTNLVDCCQKFFSSMQSSYNVNPTSEHYAGFVGVLGYWGLLEEAEKIINAMPFEPKASVWHALLDGCRLHVNAIIGKRAMKNILSIVPQDPSTFILKSNLYSASGRWQCSELVRAEMREKGIQKIPGRSWIIFGDKVHSFFARDKLHSQSKDIYSGLQILILECLKAGYVPDTSLVLHEVEEHQKKDFLFYHSAKLSVTFGLLMTRPGKPVRVMKNVLLCGDCHTFFKYVSVITKRDIHVRDASGFHHFVNGKCSCGDNWC from the coding sequence ATGGCTGCCGTTTTCTACAGCCCCAACAACGCTATCCCTTTATCCCTTCTCCCACCTCGACCCTTTAACCTTCATTCACTTTTCACCTGCACTTCAAGCCTAACAACTACCAAGAAAACCAAATGTAAGCACAAACCCTCTTTGTTCCTTCAGAACCCTTCAAAATCTCATCTTGTGCAACCCCCTCAGCAATTTAAGGACTCTAACGGGTCAGTTGATTCTGAAACTAATTGTATTGATTATGCCAATTTGCTTCGGATTTCTGTTAGGTGTGGTGATGTTGAGCTTACCAAGATAATTCATTCTTCACTTGTCAAATTTGAAGAAGAGgatgtttatttaaaaaatgctTTAATTGCAGCTTATATCAAATTGGGTTGCTTGAATCTTGCTGAAAGAGTTTTTGATTCGCTTAGGAGCCCTGATGTTGTCTCATACACTGCAATTATATCAGCTTTTGCCAAGTCGAATCGTGAAAGAGAAGCCTTTGAGCTGTTTCTTGAAATGAAGGATTTAGGTATTGAACCAAATGAATTTACATATGTTGCTATTTTGACTGCTTGTATTCGTTCATTGAATCTTGAGTTGGGGTGTCAAGTACATGGTCTTGTTATCAGATTGGGTTATTCGAGTTATACTTATGTGGTCAATGCACTTATGGGGTTGTATAGTAAGTGTGGCTTGTTGGAGTTTGTTGTTCTCTTGTTTAATGCTATGCCACAAAGGGACATTGTTTCATGGAACACTGTGATTGCTTGTATGGTTGAACACTCCATGTATGATAGAGCATTTGAAATGTATAGTGAGTTATGCAGAAATAAATGCTTGATAGCTGATCATTTTACTCTTTCGACGCTTTTGGCTGCATCTTCTCGCTGTTTGGCGGTGAGAGAAGGGCAAGAACTTCACAGGCATGCTCTTAAACGAGGATTTCATGGCAATTTGAGTGTGAATAATGCACTTATAGGCTTTTACACTAAGTGTGGAACCTTGAAGAATGTAGTGGATGTGTTTGAGAGGATGCCTGTAAAGGATGTCTTTAGTTGGACTGAAATGATTGTGGCATATATGGAATTTGGGCACGTTGATTTGGCGATGGAGATTTTTAACAGTATGCCTGAGAGAAATTCTGTTTCTTATAATGCTCTTTTGGCTGGATTTAGTCAAAATCATGAAGGGTTTAAGGCACTGGCGTTGTTTTGTAGAATGTTGGAGGGAGGAATGGAGTTGACAGATTTTACATTGACCAGTGTTGTTAATGCTTGTGGTTCAGTGATGGAGAGGAAGATAAGCGAACAGATTCATGCGTTTATCCTCAAGTGTGGTTTAAAATCAAATGATCGTATTGAGACGTCATTGATTGATATGTGCACGCGGTGTGGGAGAATGGATGATGCTGAAAAGCTATTTGATGATCTGCCACTTGATCATGATAATTCAATTGCACTGACATCAATGATATGTGCATATGCTAGAAATGGACAACCAGAAGAAGCTATTTCTCTGTTCTTGGTTAGACATTCAGAAAAATCACTAGTTGTTGATGAAGTTGCATTGGCCACTATTCTCGGTGTTTGTGGAACACTAGGGATTCTGAAGTTAGGGGAACAAATCCATTGCTATGCCTGGAAACATGGTTTAATGTCTGATGCCGGTGTTGGGAATGCCATGATCAGCATGTACTCGAAGTGTGGTGAAACGCAAAGTGCAGTTAAGACCTTTGAGGCTATGCCTACACATGATTTAGTATCATGGAATGGTTTATTGACTTGCTATGTCCTTCATAGGCAGGGGGATGGGGCATTGGATACGTGGGCGAAGATGGAGAGATTAGGAGTAGACCCCGATTCTATCACTTGTGTCCTTGTGATATCAGCTTATAGACACACTTCCACAAATTTAGTTGATTGTTGCCAAAAGTTCTTTTCCTCTATGCAATCCTCATATAACGTAAACCCCACCTCGGAGCATTATGCAGGTTTTGTAGGTGTCTTAGGCTATTGGGGTCTGCTCGAAGAAGCAGAAAAGATAATTAATGCAATGCCGTTTGAACCAAAGGCTTCTGTTTGGCATGCTTTGCTTGATGGTTGTAGGTTACATGTGAATGCTATCATTGGAAAAAGGGCCATGAAGAATATACTTTCCATTGTCCCACAGGATCCTTCTACTTTCATACTAAAGTCAAATCTTTACTCAGCATCTGGAAGATGGCAGTGTTCGGAACTTGTTAGGGCGGAGATGAGGGAGAAGGGTATCCAAAAAATACCAGGACGCAGCTGGATCATATTTGGCGACAAGGTTCACTCCTTCTTTGCTAGAGACAAATTGCATTCACAGTCAAAAGACATATACAGTGGCTTACAAATACTTATTTTGGAGTGTCTGAAAGCTGGATATGTACCTGATACAAGTCTTGTGCTTCATGAAGTAGAGGAGCATCAGAAGAAAGACTTCTTGTTCTACCACAGTGCAAAACTATCTGTAACCTTTGGGCTTCTTATGACTAGACCTGGAAAACCTGTTCGCGTTATGAAGAATGTGCTTCTCTGTGGTGACTGCCATACATTCTTCAAATATGTTTCTGTTATCACCAAGAGAGATATACACGTAAGAGACGCTTCAGGTTTTCATCATTTTGTAAATGGTAAATGCTCGTGCGGGGATAATTGGTGCTGA
- the LOC101249862 gene encoding probable serine/threonine-protein kinase At1g54610, which produces MGCVLGREASSGLVHNGREEKREGAHYEKKSQSISAESTETFEVKGAENVTVDTEVVEADEGDETKKDDKTEHDGKSRKEKRRSKPDPRLSNPPKHKHGEQVAAGWPSWLSAHVGEAIDGWLPRRADTFEKIDKIGQGTYSNVYKARDTVTGKIVALKKVRFDNLEPESVRFMAREIIILRQLDHPNVIKLEGLVTSRMSCSLYLVFEYMDHDLAGLAASPEIKFTEAQVKCYMHQLLSGLEHCHNRHVLHRDIKGSNLLLDNSGILRIADFGLATIFDPSHKHQMTSRVVTLWYRPPELLLGATDYGVGIDLWSAGCILAELLAGKPIMPGRTEVEQLHKIYKLCGSPSEEYWKKSKLPNATLFKPREPYRRCIKETFKDFPQSSLPLIDTLLAIDPAERKTATDALRSEFFNTEPYACDPSSLPKYPPTKEMDAKRRDDEARRLRAANKATGDGAKRVRHRERTRAGPAPDANAENQANIDRRRLITHANAKSKSEKFPPPHQDGGLGVPLGASHHIDPSLVPPDVPFSSTSFTYSKEPVQNWSGPLVEPASAGGRRKKHTAGDAKKHLSKRR; this is translated from the exons ATGGGGTGTGTTTTGGGTCGGGAAGCTTCATCAGGCTTAGTACACAATGGCAGAGAGGAGAAAAGGGAAGGTGCACATTATGAGAAGAAGAGTCAGAGCATTAGCGCTGAATCCACTGAAACTTTTGAGGTCAAGGGGGCTGAAAATGTAACTGTTGACACTGAAGTTGTGGAAGCCGATGAAGGTGATGAAACTAAGAAGGATGACAAGACGGAGCATGACGGAAAATCtaggaaagaaaagagaaggtcGAAGCCTGATCCAAGATTAAGTAATCCACCTAAGCATAAACATGGGGAGCAGGTTGCTGCTGGATGGCCTTCCTGGCTCTCTGCTCATGTTGGGGAAGCAATTGATGGTTGGCTCCCACGACGCGCTGACACTTTTGAGAAAATTGATAAG ATTGGCCAAGGGACATACAGTAATGTCTACAAGGCGAGAGATACTGTTACTGGTAAAATTGTTGCTCTAAAGAAAGTGCGTTTTGACAATCTAGAACCTGAGAGTGTGAGATTCATGGCTagagaaattataattttgcgACAACTAGATCATCCTAATGTCATCAAATTGGAAGGCTTGGTTACCTCACGAATGTCATGTAGTTTATACCTGGTCTTTGAGTACATGGATCATGATTTGGCTGGACTTGCTGCAAGTCCAGAGATCAAGTTTACCGAAGCACAG GTTAAATGCTACATGCATCAGCTGTTGTCTGGCCTTGAGCATTGTCACAATCGTCATGTGCTTCATCGCGATATTAAGGGGTCAAATCTTCTTCTTGACAATTCTGGCATTCTCAGAATTGCTGACTTTGGACTGGCTACTATTTTCGATCCTTCTCATAAGCATCAAATGACTAGTCGAGTGGTTACTCTCTGGTATAGACCACCAGAGCTGCTTCTAGGTGCTACTGATTATGGTGTAGGTATTGATTTATGGAGTGCAGGTTGCATCTTAGCTGAGTTATTGGCTGGAAAACCCATTATGCCTGGTCGGACTGAG GTAGAACAATTGCATAAGATATATAAACTCTGTGGTTCACCATCAGAGGAGTACTGGAAGAAGTCCAAGTTGCCGAATGCAACACTTTTCAAGCCTCGAGAACCCTACAGACGATGCATTAAGGAGACTTTTAAAGATTTTCCTCAGTCTTCACTTCCCCTGATTGATACATTACTTGCAATTGATCCCGCAGAACGCAAGACGGCTACTGATGCATTACGAAGTGAA TTTTTCAATACAGAGCCATATGCCTGTGATCCCTCTAGTCTTCCAAAATATCCTCCAACCAAGGAAATGGATGCCAAACGGCGGGATGATGAAGCTAGACG GCTAAGAGCCGCTAATAAAGCTACAGGAGATGGTGCTAAGAGAGTACGCCATCGTGAACGAACCCGTGCTGGCCCTGCTCCAGATGCCAATGCAGAAAATCAAGCTAATATCGAC AGGCGTCGCCTAATCACTCACGCAAATGCAAAGAGCAAGAGTGAGAAGTTTCCCCCACCACACCAGGACGGAGGACTTGGCGTTCCCTTGGGTGCTTCACATCACATTGATCCGTCCCTTGTCCCTCCGGATGTGCCATTCAGTTCGACCTCATTCACATATTCAAAAGAACCTGTCCAGAATTGGTCAGGCCCTTTAGTAGAGCCTGCTTCAGCTGGTGGAAGGCGGAAGAAGCATACTGCAGGCGATGCCAAAAAGCATTTGTCAAAGAGAAGATGA
- the LOC101259005 gene encoding pentatricopeptide repeat-containing protein At5g03800 isoform X2 — translation MPICFGFLLAYIKLGCLNLAERVFDSLRSPDVVSYTAIISAFAKSNREREAFELFLEMKDLGIEPNEFTYVAILTACIRSLNLELGCQVHGLVIRLGYSSYTYVVNALMGLYSKCGLLEFVVLLFNAMPQRDIVSWNTVIACMVEHSMYDRAFEMYSELCRNKCLIADHFTLSTLLAASSRCLAVREGQELHRHALKRGFHGNLSVNNALIGFYTKCGTLKNVVDVFERMPVKDVFSWTEMIVAYMEFGHVDLAMEIFNSMPERNSVSYNALLAGFSQNHEGFKALALFCRMLEGGMELTDFTLTSVVNACGSVMERKISEQIHAFILKCGLKSNDRIETSLIDMCTRCGRMDDAEKLFDDLPLDHDNSIALTSMICAYARNGQPEEAISLFLVRHSEKSLVVDEVALATILGVCGTLGILKLGEQIHCYAWKHGLMSDAGVGNAMISMYSKCGETQSAVKTFEAMPTHDLVSWNGLLTCYVLHRQGDGALDTWAKMERLGVDPDSITCVLVISAYRHTSTNLVDCCQKFFSSMQSSYNVNPTSEHYAGFVGVLGYWGLLEEAEKIINAMPFEPKASVWHALLDGCRLHVNAIIGKRAMKNILSIVPQDPSTFILKSNLYSASGRWQCSELVRAEMREKGIQKIPGRSWIIFGDKVHSFFARDKLHSQSKDIYSGLQILILECLKAGYVPDTSLVLHEVEEHQKKDFLFYHSAKLSVTFGLLMTRPGKPVRVMKNVLLCGDCHTFFKYVSVITKRDIHVRDASGFHHFVNGKCSCGDNWC, via the exons ATGCCAATTTGCTTCGGATTTCTGTTAG CTTATATCAAATTGGGTTGCTTGAATCTTGCTGAAAGAGTTTTTGATTCGCTTAGGAGCCCTGATGTTGTCTCATACACTGCAATTATATCAGCTTTTGCCAAGTCGAATCGTGAAAGAGAAGCCTTTGAGCTGTTTCTTGAAATGAAGGATTTAGGTATTGAACCAAATGAATTTACATATGTTGCTATTTTGACTGCTTGTATTCGTTCATTGAATCTTGAGTTGGGGTGTCAAGTACATGGTCTTGTTATCAGATTGGGTTATTCGAGTTATACTTATGTGGTCAATGCACTTATGGGGTTGTATAGTAAGTGTGGCTTGTTGGAGTTTGTTGTTCTCTTGTTTAATGCTATGCCACAAAGGGACATTGTTTCATGGAACACTGTGATTGCTTGTATGGTTGAACACTCCATGTATGATAGAGCATTTGAAATGTATAGTGAGTTATGCAGAAATAAATGCTTGATAGCTGATCATTTTACTCTTTCGACGCTTTTGGCTGCATCTTCTCGCTGTTTGGCGGTGAGAGAAGGGCAAGAACTTCACAGGCATGCTCTTAAACGAGGATTTCATGGCAATTTGAGTGTGAATAATGCACTTATAGGCTTTTACACTAAGTGTGGAACCTTGAAGAATGTAGTGGATGTGTTTGAGAGGATGCCTGTAAAGGATGTCTTTAGTTGGACTGAAATGATTGTGGCATATATGGAATTTGGGCACGTTGATTTGGCGATGGAGATTTTTAACAGTATGCCTGAGAGAAATTCTGTTTCTTATAATGCTCTTTTGGCTGGATTTAGTCAAAATCATGAAGGGTTTAAGGCACTGGCGTTGTTTTGTAGAATGTTGGAGGGAGGAATGGAGTTGACAGATTTTACATTGACCAGTGTTGTTAATGCTTGTGGTTCAGTGATGGAGAGGAAGATAAGCGAACAGATTCATGCGTTTATCCTCAAGTGTGGTTTAAAATCAAATGATCGTATTGAGACGTCATTGATTGATATGTGCACGCGGTGTGGGAGAATGGATGATGCTGAAAAGCTATTTGATGATCTGCCACTTGATCATGATAATTCAATTGCACTGACATCAATGATATGTGCATATGCTAGAAATGGACAACCAGAAGAAGCTATTTCTCTGTTCTTGGTTAGACATTCAGAAAAATCACTAGTTGTTGATGAAGTTGCATTGGCCACTATTCTCGGTGTTTGTGGAACACTAGGGATTCTGAAGTTAGGGGAACAAATCCATTGCTATGCCTGGAAACATGGTTTAATGTCTGATGCCGGTGTTGGGAATGCCATGATCAGCATGTACTCGAAGTGTGGTGAAACGCAAAGTGCAGTTAAGACCTTTGAGGCTATGCCTACACATGATTTAGTATCATGGAATGGTTTATTGACTTGCTATGTCCTTCATAGGCAGGGGGATGGGGCATTGGATACGTGGGCGAAGATGGAGAGATTAGGAGTAGACCCCGATTCTATCACTTGTGTCCTTGTGATATCAGCTTATAGACACACTTCCACAAATTTAGTTGATTGTTGCCAAAAGTTCTTTTCCTCTATGCAATCCTCATATAACGTAAACCCCACCTCGGAGCATTATGCAGGTTTTGTAGGTGTCTTAGGCTATTGGGGTCTGCTCGAAGAAGCAGAAAAGATAATTAATGCAATGCCGTTTGAACCAAAGGCTTCTGTTTGGCATGCTTTGCTTGATGGTTGTAGGTTACATGTGAATGCTATCATTGGAAAAAGGGCCATGAAGAATATACTTTCCATTGTCCCACAGGATCCTTCTACTTTCATACTAAAGTCAAATCTTTACTCAGCATCTGGAAGATGGCAGTGTTCGGAACTTGTTAGGGCGGAGATGAGGGAGAAGGGTATCCAAAAAATACCAGGACGCAGCTGGATCATATTTGGCGACAAGGTTCACTCCTTCTTTGCTAGAGACAAATTGCATTCACAGTCAAAAGACATATACAGTGGCTTACAAATACTTATTTTGGAGTGTCTGAAAGCTGGATATGTACCTGATACAAGTCTTGTGCTTCATGAAGTAGAGGAGCATCAGAAGAAAGACTTCTTGTTCTACCACAGTGCAAAACTATCTGTAACCTTTGGGCTTCTTATGACTAGACCTGGAAAACCTGTTCGCGTTATGAAGAATGTGCTTCTCTGTGGTGACTGCCATACATTCTTCAAATATGTTTCTGTTATCACCAAGAGAGATATACACGTAAGAGACGCTTCAGGTTTTCATCATTTTGTAAATGGTAAATGCTCGTGCGGGGATAATTGGTGCTGA